One segment of Calypte anna isolate BGI_N300 chromosome 4A, bCalAnn1_v1.p, whole genome shotgun sequence DNA contains the following:
- the GAR1 gene encoding H/ACA ribonucleoprotein complex subunit 1 translates to MSFRGRGGRGGGFNRGGGGGDRGGFNRGGRGGFGRGGGRGGFNRGGYDQGPPERVVLLGEFMHPCEDDIVCKCKTEENKVPYFNAPVYLDNKEQIGKVDEIFGQLRDFYFSVKLSENMRASSFKKMQKFYIDPAKLLPLQRFLPRPPGEKGAPRGGGRGGRGGGRGGGRGGFGGGRGGGRGGGFRGGRGGGGGFRGGRGGGGGFRGRGH, encoded by the exons ATGTCTTTCcggggaagaggaggaaggggaggaggctTCAACCGTGGAGGAGGTGGCGGTGACAGAGGTGGCTTTAACCGTGGTGGCCGAGGTGGCTTTGGACGGGGAGGTGGCCGAGGAGGCTTCAACAGAGGCGGATATGACCAAGGACCTCCGGAAAGGGTCGTGT TGTTGGGAGAGTTCATGCATCCGTGTGAAGATGACATTGTTTGTAAatgtaaaacagaagaaaacaaggtgCCTTATTTCAATGCCCCGGTGTACTTGGACAATAAGGAGCAGATTGGCAAAGTGGATGAGATCTTCGGGCAGCTGAGAGATTTT TATTTTTCCGTGAAACTTTCTGAGAACATGAGAGcctcttcatttaaaaaaatgcaaaag TTTTACATTGatccagcaaagctgctgcctctTCAGAGGTTTTTGCCAAGGCCACCTGGAGAAAAAGGTGCTCCCAGAGGAGGTGGTAGAGGAGGacggggaggaggaagaggtggtgGTAGAG GAGgatttggaggaggaagaggtggaggaagaggaggaggattcagaggaggaagaggtggaggtggaggatTCAGGGGAGGAAGAGGTGGTGGAGGAGGCTTTAGGG GAAGAGGCCATTAA